The Chlamydiales bacterium STE3 DNA segment CGATCTGATTTCATACAAATCCAAAGGAATGGAATCACGTATCATCAACCTATCAATATTTCTTTTTTATGCATTCGCAATGCCAGTAAAATAGATTCTTCTGTGAAAAAAATTTACCAAGCGATTGTTAAGGGCCAAGCAGCTCGTCTATTAGCAGCAAATCCTCATGGCTGTGCCGCTGGCCAGAACATAGGACATTGCGGCAATGTGAGAGGATCTTTAGCGGAGTGCAAGTGCTATATTCTTGACCGGAAAAGAGATCCAAGACTGAGACATGTATATGAGAACTCTGTGATTCAGCAAGTGTTAGGTCTAATTGGAGATAACAAACACAATTTCGAGGTGAGAATTGCCATGTTTGCAACGGGGCAATTGCATGGGGAACAGTGCCTTCTCATTAGATTGATTGACTTTTTGAAGAATAATGATTACAGAGGGGCAATTCACATCTCCTTAATCGATACAGATTACAAAGGAAGCATCGCTGTTAGCTATTCTGCAACTCAAACCCCTGCAGGCCAGACTTTCCCATGGACCCAATTACTGGGACATCGCAAAGATCTTGAACAATTCGTCGTTGAACTCTCTTTATGTTTACCGCCCTCGATTACTTTATCGGGAGCGGTCTTTGAAAGTGCTAAAGATTATATGTTTAAAGCTCAGCAGTTTGGCTACAAACACGATCTCATGATTGGCGCCGATCTCGACGGAGCAGATGGCATAATGGCTAGAACTGATGCAGCTGCTTCTCAACGTTTCCTGCCAGCTATAGCACTTGTCAAAAGGCTAGAAAATGCCCAGGTTGTTCCAAGGATATGCCACATAAGGCCAGATACGGAAGATTGCTATTGTGTCTAAATAAACTCCATGGGGCATTCTTCTTTGCCCCTATTGCCCAATTCTCCTGAATACACTTTGCTTTATGGATGCATAAATGGCAAAATAAGCTTAAAAGACGTGAGGTAGCTTAAACCTTTAATATTGGAGGAGAAATGACGATTTCCTTTGTTTCGATACAGGAAAATAGTGTTTCAGAGTGGGAAGTGGTGAAAAAAACATTTTCTAATGCATCAAAAGACTTTTCAACCACTAAGATTACTCTTAACCATTCTTGTGAAAATCAAAAAACGGCTGAAATTGCTGCAAAAAACATTGCCAAGGGAAATTGCCTTCCCTATGTCCCTAACAATTTAAACGTTATTACAGTAGCCAAACTAATTGGCGGCTATTTTTCTATTGAGTTAACCTCCAGTGGCAAAGTCATTTTTCTTGGACAATATTGGGAAACCATGCAAGCTGCACTTCCAGAAGCCCAAGAGGTGGCTCAAATAAAACAGCTTCCTTTCTTAACGCCAAAAATATAAATTTTTTCTCTTATCACTTTTTTTAAATCTTAAAATGGAAAATGTCTGATGTCTGATCACCTTCAAAAAATGTATTCAACGCTTTCATGCAATTATTTAGTCAAATGTTAGAAAAAGACCTTAATTTTTAGTATGAAAATTTCTTAATCAATTGTTTTTATTCAAAAAAAAGGTAGACAAATTTAACTCAAAACTTTACGAAGAAATTGAACTTAATCTTGCTCTATGTAACTTCCATCAACCAATAAATTCTATAAAGCTGAGTATGAACACAAATCTTTCTATTTCTAAGACGCTCCCCCGAGATTTAACTGCAGGGATCGTTGTTTTTCTTGTTGCTCTTCCTTTATGTTTGGGGATAGCGCTTGCTTCCAATGCTCCTCTTTTTTCAGGTATTTTGGCCGGAATTGTCGGTGGGCTCGTCGTAGGAACATTAAGTGGATCACAAACGAGTGTCAGTGGACCTGCCGCAGGATTAACAGCTGTAGTAGCAGCTCAAATTGGCTACTTAGGGACTTTTGAAGCTTTTCTTGTAGCTGTTGTATTAGCTGGAATTTTGCAGATCCTTTTTAGTATTGGACGTTTAGGGTTCATCGCTGCTTTCTTCCCTTCGAGTGTGATCAAAGGACTTCTAGCGGCAATTGGAGTAATTTTAATTTTAAAACAAATCCCCCACCTCATCGGCCATGATATAGATCCTATTGGTAATAAATCCTTCTTTCAAGCCGATCATAAAAATACTTTTTCGGAATTGATTGAAGCATGGTTTGACATCCATCCCGGACCTGCTTTAGTGGGGATCTTGTCTCTTGTTTTGCTCATCACATGGGATCGCATTAAAGCCTTAAAAAAATCTCCGATTCCAGCTCCACTCATTGTGATTGTACTAGGTGTGATTGTCAGCCTCATTTTGCGACAAATCGGCGGGTACTGGGCTATTGAATCATCCCATCTTGTCCAAGTTCCTGTAGCAGACTCTCTTTATCATTTCTTCGGTTTTTTAACTTTTCCTGATTTTAAAATCATCAGCAATCCTTCTGTTTTTATGGCAGCGGTAACAATCGCAGTGGTTGCCTCTCTGGAAACACTTCTCAATATCGAGGCCGTAGATAAGATTGATCCGCAACAACGCAATAGCCCGCCGAATAGAGAGCTATTTGCACAAGGTGTCGGCAACGTTGTAGCAGGACTTATCGGCGGATTACCGATGACGAGCGTCATTGTCAGAAGCTCTGTAAATTTAAATGCAGGAGTGCAAACCAAGCTTAGTGCCGTTTGGCATGGAGTTCTTCTTCTTGGCAGCGTGATGCTTGTTCCGACATGGTTAAATGAGATTCCCCTTTCTGCGCTTGCTGCTATTCTTTTTATGACGGGTTTAAAGCTAGTTAGCCCGAAATTGATGGCTCAAATGTGGAAAGAAGGCAAGAACCAATTCCTCCCCTTTGCCATCACAATTATTGCCATTGTCTTTACCGATCTTTTAATAGGGGTTCTCATTGGCCTAGCTGTCTCGATTGGTTTTATTTTACATAGCAATGTCCGTCGCCCCCTAAAAAAGATCATAGAAAAGCATAGCACTGGGGATGAAGTTCTCCATATTGAATTGCCCAATCAAGTAGGCTTCTTTAATAAGGCTTCTTTAGATGAGACATTAAGAAGCATTCCTCGTGGAGGCCATGTATTAATCGATGCGAATAATACTGACTACATTGACCCCGACATTCTAGATCTAATTGCTGACTTTCAAAACAATACAGCAAGTGCGCACGGCGTCTTTGTTAGCCTTGTAGGATTTAAAGACAAGTATCCTCGACTAGAAGATCGCATCCAGTATGTGGATTTTACCAGCCGTGAGATTCAGAGTACACTGACGCCAGAGCGTGCTCTTGAAATTCTTCAAGAGGGCAATGCTCGATTTAGAAATGGCACTCGCCTTACCCGCTATCTAGGACGCCAGTTAGATGCCGCCTCTGCTGGGCAGTTTCCCATGGCGGTTGTCCTTAATTGCATCGATTCGAGGACACCTACGGAACTTATTTTCGATCTTGGCTTAGGTGATATTTTCAGTGTTCGCATCGCTGGCAATACTATTAGCAATAAAGTCTTGGGCAGTATCGAATATGGCTGCGCCGTGGCAGGAGCTAAACTCATTTTAGTCATGGGTCACACATCTTGCGGTGCCGTCAATGCTGCGATTGATCTGATCTGTAATCATAAAAATGCGCATGAAGCAACAGGTTGTGTCAATTTACAATCCTTAATTGAAGAAATTCAACAGTCTGTGGATCTTGATGCCTGCAAGAAATTGAATTCATGGGGCACGGAGCAGAAAAAAGCTTTCGCAGATGATGTTTCTTACCGAAATGTCCTTAGAACGATGAAAATGATCCGCAAACGCAGCTCTACACTCGATGAGCTCTTAAAACAAGGTAAAATCGCGATTGTAGGAGCCATGTATGACATTGCGACCGCTGAAGTCTCCTTCTTTCAGGCCCCTTCAGACGGCTCAGAAAACACACAATAAAGGAAGAACGTGTGTCTGTAAATCGAAGAGAGAATAGATTCACGAGGCATCAATAAATTGATGCCTCTTTCTATCAAATAGAAAGAACAATTTTGCCTGTTGTCTGTCGGCTTTCTATTAATCGATGAGCTTCTGGAGCATCTTTAAGAGGAACCACTCGATCGATTTTTAACTTTAACCAACCTTCTTGAATTCCTCTAAGAACTGCATGAGCGCGGTTTAGCATCTCTTCCCTATTTAGTAGAAAGTTCGGCAAACTACCACCAGATAAGGTGAGCGATTTGGCCATTAAAGCGTTGGGGATAATCGCTTCTGCAGGGCCACTGGCAGCACAAAAAATTACAATATGTCCCCTCCTTGCGGCAGCTTCTAAGTTACCTTTAAATGTTGTTTTCCCTACGCCATCGATGATAAGGTCGGCACCATGATCGTGCGTCAACCGTTTGACTTCTTCAACAAAATCTTGCTGCGTATAAAGAATGACTGCGCTAGCACCAGCCTCTTTTGCTATTTTAGCTTTCTCTTCTGTAGAAACTGTCCCAATAACTTTAGCGCCTAGATGCCGGGCCCATTGAACAAGAAGCAACCCCATACCACCTGCAGCGGCATGAATTAAAACAACATCACCAGGTTTTGGTTTGCGAAATTCATGGAGTAAATAATGAGCTGTCATCCCCTGTAAAGGAAAGGCGGCACCATACTCAAAAGAAAAACCTTCTGGCAAGGGAATTAGGCTATCTGCATTCACAATACTTGCCTCGGCGTAAGCACCAGGCTGGTGTACATAAGCTACGCGATCACCAACTTGGATCGAAGTTACACCCTCTCCAATCAATTCCACTATTCCAGCTGCTTCAGAGCCTGGAATGTAGG contains these protein-coding regions:
- a CDS encoding Uncharacterized protein (Product derived from UniProtKB/Trembl:F8L1W2), whose translation is MTISFVSIQENSVSEWEVVKKTFSNASKDFSTTKITLNHSCENQKTAEIAAKNIAKGNCLPYVPNNLNVITVAKLIGGYFSIELTSSGKVIFLGQYWETMQAALPEAQEVAQIKQLPFLTPKI
- a CDS encoding Uncharacterized protein (Product derived from UniProtKB/Trembl:D1RBX1), which gives rise to MYTPCPSVCLTEPLYALCSSAGYSVNRGHRGLSQTFARSDFIQIQRNGITYHQPINISFLCIRNASKIDSSVKKIYQAIVKGQAARLLAANPHGCAAGQNIGHCGNVRGSLAECKCYILDRKRDPRLRHVYENSVIQQVLGLIGDNKHNFEVRIAMFATGQLHGEQCLLIRLIDFLKNNDYRGAIHISLIDTDYKGSIAVSYSATQTPAGQTFPWTQLLGHRKDLEQFVVELSLCLPPSITLSGAVFESAKDYMFKAQQFGYKHDLMIGADLDGADGIMARTDAAASQRFLPAIALVKRLENAQVVPRICHIRPDTEDCYCV
- a CDS encoding Uncharacterized protein (Product derived from UniProtKB/Trembl:F8KZY5); translated protein: MELNLALCNFHQPINSIKLSMNTNLSISKTLPRDLTAGIVVFLVALPLCLGIALASNAPLFSGILAGIVGGLVVGTLSGSQTSVSGPAAGLTAVVAAQIGYLGTFEAFLVAVVLAGILQILFSIGRLGFIAAFFPSSVIKGLLAAIGVILILKQIPHLIGHDIDPIGNKSFFQADHKNTFSELIEAWFDIHPGPALVGILSLVLLITWDRIKALKKSPIPAPLIVIVLGVIVSLILRQIGGYWAIESSHLVQVPVADSLYHFFGFLTFPDFKIISNPSVFMAAVTIAVVASLETLLNIEAVDKIDPQQRNSPPNRELFAQGVGNVVAGLIGGLPMTSVIVRSSVNLNAGVQTKLSAVWHGVLLLGSVMLVPTWLNEIPLSALAAILFMTGLKLVSPKLMAQMWKEGKNQFLPFAITIIAIVFTDLLIGVLIGLAVSIGFILHSNVRRPLKKIIEKHSTGDEVLHIELPNQVGFFNKASLDETLRSIPRGGHVLIDANNTDYIDPDILDLIADFQNNTASAHGVFVSLVGFKDKYPRLEDRIQYVDFTSREIQSTLTPERALEILQEGNARFRNGTRLTRYLGRQLDAASAGQFPMAVVLNCIDSRTPTELIFDLGLGDIFSVRIAGNTISNKVLGSIEYGCAVAGAKLILVMGHTSCGAVNAAIDLICNHKNAHEATGCVNLQSLIEEIQQSVDLDACKKLNSWGTEQKKAFADDVSYRNVLRTMKMIRKRSSTLDELLKQGKIAIVGAMYDIATAEVSFFQAPSDGSENTQ
- a CDS encoding Quinone oxidoreductase (Product derived from UniProtKB/Swiss-Prot:P40783;Gene name derived from UniProtKB/Swiss-Prot:P40783;EC number derived from UniProtKB/Swiss-Prot:P40783) — translated: MKAIVVSEYGGPEVLKLQEEAIGKPSKGQVLVRLATAGVNFIEIYQRKGTYPRELPYIPGSEAAGIVELIGEGVTSIQVGDRVAYVHQPGAYAEASIVNADSLIPLPEGFSFEYGAAFPLQGMTAHYLLHEFRKPKPGDVVLIHAAAGGMGLLLVQWARHLGAKVIGTVSTEEKAKIAKEAGASAVILYTQQDFVEEVKRLTHDHGADLIIDGVGKTTFKGNLEAAARRGHIVIFCAASGPAEAIIPNALMAKSLTLSGGSLPNFLLNREEMLNRAHAVLRGIQEGWLKLKIDRVVPLKDAPEAHRLIESRQTTGKIVLSI